The genomic interval CCGTGGCCTCCTCGCGGAACAGCTGCATGAACTCCTGCTCACTCAAGCTGCGGGCGGTGGTGGGATCGTACTGCGGCACCTTGAGGGCGAAGGCCTCCGCGTTCGGGTCGTGGCGCTCCTCCAGGCGTCGCGCCACGAACACGGAGGAGCCGCCACCGCTGCCGAGGGCCCGCACCACGTAGAACGCGCCGATGGTACGGCGCGGGAGCAGCCAATCCGGCAGCGCGGCGCGACGGCGCTCGAGAGGGATCGCCTGGACGTCACTGGCGGCTTCGATGGGCAGGCCGTCGAGACGCGTGAGGACGGCGCTCGCCGCGCGTGCGATGGGCTCGGGGAGCTCTGCCGTGAGCTCGGCGATGGCCATGCTCACTTGTCGAGGGTTGGGCGGCACGCCGGCGCTCACTGCACGCTCGACCAAGCTCGAGAGCGCCGCGACGTCGGTGGAGACCACGATGCTCTCGTCGGGCTCGGCGTCGAGCACGCGTCGAAGCACGCTGGAGGCCAGCTGGCGCAGTGAATCCGCCGCCGTCTCCAGGTCCGAGAGCGCGGACTGCTCGGACGCGGAGTCGCTGACGAGGTCCATCATTCCCCGCGCGGCCGCCACTGCTTCCAACCCTCGCCCCAGGCGCAACACGGCCATGCGCAGCGCCTCGGCGCGATGGGTGCCGCCCGCCGCGAGGCCGCGGCTGAGCCGGAGCACCCGCCGCGCGACGTCGGCCGCGTCCTCGCGGCGCAGGCTGCCGGTGTCGTAGCTGCCTTCGGCCAAGGAATCGGGCATGGCGAAACCCTGGACGTCCACGAACGCGGCGTAGGCGGCCACCGTGCCCTGAACCTCCAGGTGCGTGGACGCTTCGCTGATGGTGGCCACGCTCTGGCGGTCCGTCAGGTGGGCGGCCACCAAGAGCAGCACGTCTGCGGGCTCCGCGACGCCCTCTCGCACCGCGGCGTCGAAGGTGCGGGCCAAGGTAGCGCACAAGATGCGATGAACCGACGCATCTGGGCCCGCGGCAAGGCGCTCGAGCAGCACCTGCATCGCGCGGCGCAGGCGAGCTCGCACGCGGCTGGAGGTCGCTTCCGCTTCGCTCTTGGTGGTCTCAACGTCCACCAGGTGCAGCAACGCGCGGAGGCGCCGCGAGTTCGCCACGGAGCCGGTCCGCGTCCAGGGCGCGCTCAGGCTGGCCTGCTCGGCATCGAGCAGCCAGTCGCCCAGGCGGTCCTGCAACTGCTCGAGCTCCGCCACGCTGGCGTCGGCGTCACCCGGACGGCGACCCAGCAGCAGCAGATCCGACAGACGCGATCGCTCCAGCACGGCCATGTCGACGTCGCTCAGGTGCTCGACCAGCTCCGGAAGCGTTTCCTCGTCGTGGGCCGACAGCGCCGCGATGCGCTCCATGGTGGCGTGGGCGCGGCCCATCGCCTCCGTCGCCAGCTCATGGGCGGCGCGGGCGCCGGTGGTCTCGTAGGCCACCAACGCCTGGCGAACGCGCTCCTCCAGGCGATCTTCGTGGTCGCGGTCGCGATCCAGGATCATCAGCGCGCGGTGGGTGATGCCGCGCAGGGCGGGGGTCTCCGTGTCCAGCTTGGATGCGAGGATCGCCCTGAGCAGCGTGGCGGCGCGCTGTCCGAAGGTCCCGTGCACCAGATCCGACAGCAGCATGGCCACGGCTTCAGCCACGTCTGGCCGACGCGTGGCGCTCAGGCGGTCCAAGAGCTCCTCCGCGGCGTCGGGCTCGACTTCCACTACCCGCGGCAGACCCCACACCATGGTCGCGAAGATGCCCGGATCACGCTTGGTGACTGCGCTGTTCAGCAATCGGTTGCAGGCCTTGGTCGCTGCCGACGGGTTGCCCGCCATGCTGGCCACCAGGCTCACGGCGGCTCGACGCCACTCCGTGGGGGACAGGTTCTCGTCCAGCGACAGCTCGATCTGCTCCTGCAGCCGGGGGTCCACGGAAGCGAGCAGCCCGCGGGCCACTGCCGCGTGCCGCCACACCAACGGCTCGCGGTCGTCCAACAGCTGCTTGCGCACCGGACGGACGATCTCCCCCGCTAGCAA from Polyangiaceae bacterium carries:
- a CDS encoding protein kinase, with product MSPAEALIALTRLTDANERRASWRQAVAALGQSVRVTGPPPLDGIAPERLVLAVRHALEQGLADDLDWIAPSSAVVALYELTIALPAGAERRDLGRRVFSRLYEGTASTFAAVAARMALGSGKPLEAATMRARVGLVLDLPVGTSVDADALAYSLVARRELAERWVVRPSVGALPARRLAAKLLEHAAREAVQRAQLGDTLPRDLLAGEIVRPVRKQLLDDREPLVWRHAAVARGLLASVDPRLQEQIELSLDENLSPTEWRRAAVSLVASMAGNPSAATKACNRLLNSAVTKRDPGIFATMVWGLPRVVEVEPDAAEELLDRLSATRRPDVAEAVAMLLSDLVHGTFGQRAATLLRAILASKLDTETPALRGITHRALMILDRDRDHEDRLEERVRQALVAYETTGARAAHELATEAMGRAHATMERIAALSAHDEETLPELVEHLSDVDMAVLERSRLSDLLLLGRRPGDADASVAELEQLQDRLGDWLLDAEQASLSAPWTRTGSVANSRRLRALLHLVDVETTKSEAEATSSRVRARLRRAMQVLLERLAAGPDASVHRILCATLARTFDAAVREGVAEPADVLLLVAAHLTDRQSVATISEASTHLEVQGTVAAYAAFVDVQGFAMPDSLAEGSYDTGSLRREDAADVARRVLRLSRGLAAGGTHRAEALRMAVLRLGRGLEAVAAARGMMDLVSDSASEQSALSDLETAADSLRQLASSVLRRVLDAEPDESIVVSTDVAALSSLVERAVSAGVPPNPRQVSMAIAELTAELPEPIARAASAVLTRLDGLPIEAASDVQAIPLERRRAALPDWLLPRRTIGAFYVVRALGSGGGSSVFVARRLEERHDPNAEAFALKVPQYDPTTARSLSEQEFMQLFREEATALLALPPHENLARFVTFDLAARPKPILVMELIRGSALDRLIRSQSLTTERAFRYLDGILAGLSAMHEAGVGHLDVKPSNVILRDGDMPVLVDFGLSGRQLRPGCGTVEYCAPEVLGVEPEDHVPTPWAADVYSFAAMAFEVLTADLLFDGADEMAMATLHVAHDGWPEKLAALARAPGLGDLGVVLAACLRHDPRNRADVARLRPALASVGQNLAGRPWPLGAGEATDKSA